One window of the Fusobacterium animalis 7_1 genome contains the following:
- a CDS encoding toprim domain-containing protein, translating into METKDKEKIKKLKSFLEEYLNLKGVNTNKFMRCFSKTHEDKHPSMSFYRRANICKCFACGKTYNIFELVGQEYGLKTFKEQVEKAEELYNNRGLIKDINVIYSQKGTSAELDYAREKKVEKDLINIHGKKAFYFYECKKRMGNCDYLEKRGISKKVIDYHNIGYDSSFKEGKMKFPIQAIIFPTSKTSYTARNVNEKSNFRYIKVGEASMFNYWELEKNKKVPFYIVEGEIDALSLAEVNRKAISLGSINDINIFVNKLEKDSPENKFYLMLDNDIRGQEAQKELLAALNKIGINCVSTNILENFKDVNEFLVKDKESLIKKLEELEKVENKNIKEKGGTNMSSDVKILDFIKGRIEANTDGINYTTISQDKIRETLGMSKEEFKDGMATLFYSKRIFFHREKEEKINSSDGTVSLIDKKVRLFTDEKAFKDFSNEWTEREKAKEDKNKKAEIAEIKEKDKKVKKLSENAQKIYNKIKEINKEDKVFAKVNDIRKELDIEFKDMQSALKELTSNKISYARFISYKDKDTEEIKNDYVVTNSKKVFAIISEKEAIKEKMFSNDEKAIPQKVKKNDKGIER; encoded by the coding sequence ATGGAGACTAAAGATAAAGAAAAAATAAAAAAATTAAAATCTTTCCTGGAAGAGTACCTAAACTTAAAAGGAGTAAATACAAATAAATTTATGAGATGTTTTTCAAAAACACATGAAGACAAGCATCCAAGTATGAGTTTTTATAGAAGAGCTAATATATGTAAATGCTTTGCTTGTGGAAAAACTTACAATATATTTGAATTAGTGGGTCAGGAATATGGTCTTAAAACATTTAAAGAACAAGTAGAAAAGGCTGAAGAACTTTATAATAATAGAGGTTTAATAAAAGATATTAATGTAATATATTCTCAAAAAGGAACAAGTGCAGAATTAGATTATGCAAGGGAAAAAAAGGTAGAAAAAGATTTAATTAATATACATGGAAAAAAAGCTTTTTATTTTTATGAGTGCAAAAAAAGAATGGGAAATTGTGATTATTTAGAAAAAAGAGGTATTTCAAAAAAAGTCATAGATTACCACAATATAGGTTATGATTCTAGTTTTAAAGAAGGAAAAATGAAATTTCCTATACAAGCTATAATTTTTCCTACTTCAAAAACTTCATATACTGCTAGAAATGTTAATGAAAAATCTAATTTTAGATATATAAAAGTTGGAGAAGCTTCAATGTTCAATTATTGGGAATTAGAAAAAAATAAAAAAGTACCTTTTTATATAGTTGAAGGAGAAATAGATGCCTTATCGTTAGCTGAAGTAAACAGAAAAGCAATATCTTTAGGGAGCATAAACGATATAAATATATTTGTTAATAAATTAGAAAAAGATAGTCCAGAAAATAAATTTTATTTAATGCTTGATAATGATATAAGAGGACAAGAGGCACAAAAAGAACTGTTGGCAGCACTAAATAAAATAGGAATTAATTGTGTCAGTACAAATATTTTAGAAAATTTTAAAGATGTAAATGAGTTTTTAGTGAAAGATAAAGAAAGTTTAATAAAAAAATTAGAAGAACTTGAAAAAGTTGAAAATAAAAATATTAAAGAAAAAGGAGGAACAAATATGTCAAGTGATGTGAAAATTTTAGATTTTATTAAAGGGAGGATAGAAGCAAATACAGATGGAATTAATTATACTACTATTTCTCAAGATAAAATAAGAGAAACTTTGGGAATGAGTAAGGAAGAATTTAAAGATGGAATGGCAACTCTATTTTATTCAAAAAGAATCTTTTTCCATAGAGAAAAAGAAGAAAAAATTAATAGTAGCGATGGTACTGTTTCTTTGATTGATAAAAAAGTTAGATTGTTTACTGATGAAAAAGCATTTAAAGATTTTAGTAATGAATGGACTGAACGTGAAAAAGCAAAAGAGGATAAAAATAAGAAAGCTGAAATAGCTGAAATTAAGGAAAAGGATAAAAAAGTAAAAAAATTAAGTGAAAATGCACAAAAAATTTATAATAAAATTAAAGAAATAAATAAAGAAGATAAGGTATTTGCTAAAGTTAATGATATAAGAAAAGAATTAGATATTGAGTTTAAAGATATGCAATCTGCTTTAAAAGAGCTAACAAGTAACAAAATCTCTTATGCTAGATTTATTTCTTATAAGGATAAAGATACTGAAGAAATAAAAAATGATTATGTTGTTACCAATTCTAAAAAAGTTTTCGCAATTATATCAGAAAAGGAAGCTATTAAGGAAAAAATGTTTAGTAATGATGAAAAGGCTATACCTCAGAAAGTAAAAAAAAATGATAAAGGAATAGAAAGATAA
- a CDS encoding toxin-antitoxin system YwqK family antitoxin, whose amino-acid sequence MEREYYTYNNDFIQNGAFCKDQENNKFRFNRDSKGQLRGGQIELDKKGDLLSIRYVDENDNCQTFLYRNGEVVSKFQEKIIDGEYIKHGAYEQYKNGIVVKMGQYNAGNLDGKWITLDDNNKIDVKRYSNGKDITSLADVQFKKNLVNNFGEMIESIGEDPVRATKKMMRNIVAYLAAGKEDIPQIKIDFKEIPELQIGDSESCYCSFYKDGSPKLYVDKVTKMEDGKLEYYGNYFEHYDNGKIKTRTRYNKEGKLEGEYKSYHENGQVKMEGQYLNGEAIGNFKYYDEDGKVIDEKFHTKYDKENAPDKKEDKERKNIRVGKEQMKNKEVRGIYNKFHLLKKEEKDKKIKGFKEKRGKLKQIITKDIFNKNSLIPKKKNKIIDIGRELDR is encoded by the coding sequence ATGGAAAGAGAATACTATACATATAACAATGATTTTATACAAAATGGAGCTTTTTGTAAGGACCAGGAAAATAATAAATTTAGATTTAATAGAGATTCTAAGGGGCAGCTTAGAGGAGGACAAATAGAATTAGATAAAAAAGGGGATTTACTAAGTATAAGATATGTAGATGAAAACGATAACTGTCAGACTTTTTTATACAGAAATGGAGAAGTAGTTTCAAAATTTCAAGAGAAGATAATTGATGGAGAATATATAAAACATGGAGCTTATGAACAATATAAAAATGGAATTGTTGTAAAAATGGGTCAATATAATGCTGGAAATTTAGATGGAAAATGGATTACTCTTGATGATAATAATAAAATAGATGTTAAAAGATATTCTAATGGAAAAGATATAACAAGTTTAGCAGATGTACAATTTAAAAAGAACTTAGTTAATAACTTTGGAGAAATGATTGAATCTATTGGAGAAGATCCAGTAAGAGCAACTAAAAAAATGATGAGAAATATAGTAGCATATTTAGCTGCTGGAAAAGAAGACATTCCACAGATAAAAATTGATTTTAAAGAAATTCCTGAATTACAAATAGGAGATTCAGAAAGTTGTTATTGTAGCTTCTATAAAGATGGAAGTCCTAAATTGTATGTAGATAAAGTAACTAAAATGGAAGATGGTAAACTAGAATACTATGGAAACTATTTTGAACATTATGATAATGGAAAAATTAAAACTAGAACTAGATATAATAAAGAAGGAAAACTGGAAGGAGAGTATAAAAGTTATCATGAAAATGGACAAGTAAAGATGGAAGGGCAATATTTAAATGGTGAAGCCATAGGAAATTTTAAATACTATGATGAGGACGGTAAAGTCATAGATGAAAAATTTCATACAAAATATGATAAAGAAAATGCTCCAGATAAAAAAGAAGATAAGGAAAGAAAAAATATAAGAGTTGGAAAAGAGCAAATGAAAAATAAAGAAGTTAGAGGTATTTATAATAAATTTCATTTGTTAAAAAAGGAAGAAAAAGATAAGAAAATTAAAGGTTTCAAAGAAAAAAGAGGAAAATTAAAACAAATAATAACAAAAGATATTTTTAATAAAAATTCTTTAATTCCTAAGAAAAAGAATAAGATTATTGATATAGGTAGAGAATTGGACAGATAA
- a CDS encoding PBECR4 domain-containing protein: protein MSYKIQETFEWFEQFNKIDIKIKGETKEFNIELENKNLPHLLGLQYINSTKNDVVMLKGRRLHNYIKFNKLSDEEILEKIKNNSPSMEESVKSRIETFQEFMENIEKSYILEKTYLNTTIKSNYLIVQSKGEEFLHLGVKQNQIASFDIIPKKDSWLETYFSRDDIKYFQNSKIIEEVKGLYKYNDEKERFETFTFNDKRIEKTKEVEDFTIPKKTKGNNKSKER from the coding sequence ATGTCATATAAAATACAGGAAACATTTGAATGGTTTGAGCAATTTAATAAAATAGATATAAAAATTAAAGGTGAAACAAAAGAATTTAATATAGAATTGGAAAATAAAAATTTGCCTCATTTATTAGGACTGCAATATATAAATAGCACCAAAAATGATGTTGTTATGTTAAAGGGAAGACGGTTACATAACTATATAAAATTTAATAAATTATCTGACGAAGAAATTTTAGAAAAAATAAAGAATAATAGTCCTAGTATGGAAGAATCTGTAAAAAGTAGAATAGAAACATTTCAAGAGTTTATGGAAAATATTGAAAAATCATATATTCTTGAAAAGACATATCTTAACACAACAATAAAAAGTAATTATTTGATTGTACAGTCAAAAGGAGAAGAATTTTTGCATTTAGGAGTAAAGCAAAATCAAATAGCTAGTTTTGATATTATTCCAAAGAAAGATAGCTGGTTAGAGACATATTTTAGTAGAGATGATATAAAATATTTTCAAAATAGTAAAATTATAGAAGAAGTTAAAGGACTTTACAAATATAATGATGAAAAGGAAAGGTTTGAAACATTTACTTTCAATGATAAAAGAATAGAGAAAACAAAAGAAGTGGAGGACTTTACTATTCCTAAGAAAACAAAAGGAAATAATAAAAGTAAAGAAAGATAA
- a CDS encoding DUF4116 domain-containing protein yields the protein MENNFYSYFNCNNKEELYSLIKDRDESVKELADYIEYAKENILERNYKITNQDQLEEAFRMGDIINPGADEISVIFFDSANNIVNNKVFNQETSLENIMLESYSPVARNFMLMNGKNATRRTLELGNDLNSLGFTEIDILTKEKGNTFYSKLAYSSKDFGVPKKREDSYNFSKEVNKLEKMENYQEFLKFYTNNEIIGKNILYQSEEIGELLKIANQKLTQEEFVVLQHDKNFSVINCESIAKGGLDKATVDLKILIPKILDKRVAGISVSHNHPSGNSNPSRADIELTNAIEKMCKKFNKNLLDHYVVSSSKVFSFLNEGLIDDRYLKNIKDIDDKNILTEIIKRDWSKLKYVNPELIEKNIALKAVSENAFAFSYIPEKLQNDRDIVLTTIKNKGSLFENVDSQYYKDKEIIFEAIKSEPSYFSKLSKKIEVDRDIALFAVKQETSNYLFLDKEYREDKEIIENVLKNGNNLVLFDDKYRNNPEIVEMAIKNNPESIKYASKELQEQFQLKKEEDFSIPMKKKNNNRGMER from the coding sequence ATGGAAAATAATTTTTATAGTTATTTTAATTGTAATAATAAAGAAGAACTATATAGTTTAATTAAAGACCGAGATGAATCAGTTAAAGAATTGGCAGACTATATAGAGTATGCAAAAGAAAATATATTAGAAAGAAACTATAAAATTACAAATCAAGATCAACTTGAAGAAGCATTTAGGATGGGAGATATTATAAATCCAGGAGCAGATGAAATTTCAGTTATTTTTTTTGATTCAGCAAATAATATTGTAAATAATAAAGTATTTAATCAGGAAACTTCATTAGAAAATATAATGTTAGAATCTTACTCACCAGTTGCAAGAAATTTTATGTTAATGAATGGTAAGAATGCTACAAGAAGAACACTAGAATTAGGAAATGATTTAAATAGTCTTGGTTTTACAGAAATAGATATACTCACAAAAGAAAAAGGAAATACTTTTTATTCAAAACTGGCATATAGCTCAAAGGATTTTGGAGTACCTAAAAAAAGAGAGGACTCATATAATTTTTCTAAAGAAGTAAATAAATTAGAGAAAATGGAAAATTATCAAGAGTTTTTAAAATTTTATACTAATAATGAAATTATAGGGAAAAATATTCTTTACCAAAGTGAAGAGATAGGAGAACTTTTAAAGATTGCAAATCAAAAATTAACACAGGAAGAATTTGTAGTTCTTCAGCATGATAAAAATTTTAGTGTAATAAATTGTGAAAGCATAGCTAAAGGTGGTTTAGATAAAGCAACAGTTGATTTAAAAATTCTTATACCAAAAATATTAGATAAAAGAGTAGCAGGTATTTCTGTTTCTCATAATCATCCATCAGGAAATTCTAATCCAAGCAGAGCCGATATAGAGCTTACAAATGCAATAGAGAAGATGTGTAAAAAATTTAACAAAAATTTATTAGACCACTATGTTGTTTCAAGCTCAAAAGTTTTCAGTTTTTTAAATGAAGGTTTGATAGATGATAGATATTTAAAAAATATTAAAGATATTGATGACAAAAATATTTTAACAGAAATTATAAAAAGAGATTGGAGTAAACTAAAATATGTAAATCCTGAACTTATAGAAAAAAATATAGCATTAAAAGCTGTTTCTGAAAATGCTTTTGCATTTAGTTATATTCCAGAAAAACTACAAAATGATAGAGATATAGTTTTAACTACAATTAAAAATAAAGGTTCTTTATTTGAAAATGTTGATTCTCAATATTATAAAGATAAAGAAATTATCTTTGAAGCCATAAAAAGTGAACCATCTTATTTTTCTAAACTATCTAAAAAAATAGAAGTAGACAGAGATATAGCATTATTTGCAGTTAAGCAAGAAACAAGCAATTATTTATTTTTAGACAAAGAATATAGAGAAGATAAGGAGATTATTGAAAATGTTCTAAAAAATGGAAATAATCTAGTTTTATTTGATGATAAATATAGAAATAATCCTGAAATCGTGGAAATGGCTATTAAAAATAATCCTGAATCTATAAAATATGCTTCAAAAGAATTGCAAGAACAGTTCCAATTAAAAAAGGAAGAAGATTTTAGTATTCCTATGAAAAAGAAAAATAATAATAGAGGAATGGAAAGATAA
- a CDS encoding MobA/MobL family protein — MSIYSFNISNSKDVNKNEIKASEHHDYISRNGKYSPEEILEKEISTKNAEEHLKYIERKEAFSRKVEYEDLVYSEDRNMPEWAKENSNIFWKSSEIYERTNGRTYSEFLIALPHELSNEENKELVDKFCMDTFGESFVYSYGIHSKPSSEENIQNIHVHIMFCERKLDGIERPPEQFFKRYNPKYPERGGAAKDRYWNDYRMFKVVRKSWEKLLNEKLEEKELEKVSCESLEFQRLEAKAAGDIYKEEFLDRPPVNCDGKILIKLKKYGMESLTKKEKEEYELFELAKEIKKNAEEIYKMRLSQNKEITHGDYIKQVLYDRAKYSYDKANKFNLEETYFNLYEAMNRVHKNEFFGIGSIIDSEENPTLKTMMNNNFYNAIDNLKEEGVYKENYNNIPQKIKYDESLKHNDFFFEKADIKYFDKISEDTRSEINTLKKEKKELIKNYKKELDKIDKIHFKEFLEKAVKNYIVDEDVKKLNQKYKEIAKLEEEINGTNKNLLGKVAGKFLSVKKVEQKKKLEKQIDSKREEVLYKKGVFDERLKFYNNFEKEAPEAHKKYKKIFDNFKIKLDSLQEEIIVRELLLETRKEEENKILKLEYEKAAKKELFTEKNENSKEQKTKSEKENKDEIISELKHNIGGYCETSVNLTLKKEQISNYKKLLKDKERIEKIALTKNTSYENIYLKYSELKDKLEKDFNKEILKLKNYKYNFTKVLREDKYKISELLYKNISFELNKKRKRLFAKLDEEKKFNQDVSIIFKEIKKNKIAIKSLNLLYDIENSKDSKEKINIPGEVIKEKIKGKSTVKNIIENSNSKEGKEKNNISGEEKVIKSKEVKATKDIIQNFIENNDIKIEASKKTNNTSKDKNPAQKETGNVYIDIPRKKKRKKRGLFDDEYDDYERD, encoded by the coding sequence ATGTCAATATATAGTTTTAATATTTCTAATTCAAAAGATGTAAATAAAAATGAAATAAAAGCAAGCGAACACCATGACTATATATCAAGAAATGGAAAATATTCTCCTGAAGAAATTTTAGAAAAAGAAATTTCAACTAAAAATGCTGAGGAACATTTAAAATATATAGAAAGAAAAGAAGCATTTAGTAGAAAAGTTGAATATGAAGATTTAGTATATAGTGAAGATAGAAATATGCCTGAATGGGCTAAAGAAAATTCAAATATATTTTGGAAATCTTCTGAAATCTATGAAAGAACCAATGGAAGAACCTATAGTGAATTTTTAATAGCATTACCTCACGAATTAAGCAATGAAGAAAATAAAGAATTAGTAGATAAATTTTGTATGGATACCTTTGGAGAAAGTTTTGTATATAGTTATGGCATCCATTCTAAACCTTCAAGTGAAGAAAATATTCAAAATATACATGTACATATAATGTTTTGTGAAAGAAAATTAGATGGAATTGAAAGACCTCCTGAACAATTCTTCAAAAGATATAATCCAAAATATCCTGAAAGAGGTGGAGCAGCAAAGGATCGTTATTGGAATGATTATAGAATGTTTAAGGTTGTAAGAAAATCTTGGGAGAAACTCTTAAATGAAAAATTAGAAGAAAAAGAACTAGAAAAAGTTAGTTGTGAAAGTTTAGAATTTCAAAGATTAGAAGCTAAAGCTGCTGGAGATATATATAAAGAAGAATTTCTTGATAGACCTCCAGTTAATTGTGATGGAAAAATTTTAATAAAGTTAAAAAAATATGGAATGGAGTCTTTAACTAAAAAAGAGAAAGAAGAGTATGAGTTATTTGAGTTAGCTAAAGAAATAAAAAAGAATGCTGAAGAAATATATAAAATGAGATTATCTCAAAATAAAGAAATAACTCATGGGGATTATATTAAGCAAGTACTATATGACAGAGCAAAATATAGTTATGATAAGGCAAATAAATTCAATTTAGAAGAAACATATTTTAATCTTTATGAAGCTATGAATAGAGTACATAAAAATGAATTTTTTGGAATAGGAAGCATAATAGATTCTGAGGAAAATCCTACTTTAAAAACTATGATGAATAATAATTTTTATAATGCAATAGATAATTTAAAAGAAGAAGGAGTGTATAAAGAAAATTATAATAATATACCTCAAAAAATTAAGTATGATGAATCTTTAAAGCATAATGATTTTTTCTTTGAAAAGGCTGATATAAAGTATTTTGATAAAATAAGTGAAGATACGAGAAGTGAAATTAATACTTTGAAAAAAGAAAAGAAAGAGTTAATCAAAAATTATAAAAAAGAGTTAGATAAAATTGATAAAATACACTTTAAAGAATTTTTAGAAAAGGCTGTAAAAAATTATATTGTTGATGAAGATGTAAAAAAATTAAATCAAAAATATAAAGAAATAGCTAAGCTGGAAGAAGAAATTAATGGAACTAATAAAAATCTTTTAGGAAAAGTAGCAGGTAAATTTTTATCTGTAAAGAAAGTTGAGCAAAAGAAAAAATTAGAAAAACAAATAGATTCAAAAAGGGAAGAAGTATTGTATAAGAAAGGTGTTTTTGATGAGAGATTAAAGTTTTATAATAATTTTGAAAAAGAAGCTCCAGAAGCCCATAAAAAATACAAGAAAATATTTGATAATTTTAAAATAAAATTAGATTCTTTACAAGAAGAAATTATAGTAAGAGAACTATTATTAGAAACTAGAAAAGAAGAAGAAAATAAAATTTTAAAATTAGAATATGAAAAAGCAGCCAAGAAAGAACTTTTTACAGAAAAGAATGAAAATAGTAAGGAACAAAAAACTAAATCTGAAAAAGAAAATAAGGATGAAATAATAAGTGAGTTAAAACATAATATAGGTGGATATTGTGAAACTAGCGTTAATTTAACATTGAAAAAAGAACAAATATCAAACTATAAAAAATTATTAAAAGATAAAGAAAGAATTGAAAAAATTGCTTTAACTAAAAATACTTCTTATGAGAATATATATTTAAAATATTCTGAACTAAAAGATAAATTAGAAAAAGATTTTAATAAAGAAATATTAAAGTTAAAGAATTATAAATATAACTTTACAAAGGTCCTTAGAGAGGATAAATACAAAATATCAGAATTGTTATACAAAAATATATCTTTTGAATTAAATAAAAAAAGAAAAAGATTATTTGCCAAGTTAGATGAAGAAAAGAAGTTTAATCAAGATGTTAGTATTATATTTAAAGAAATTAAAAAGAATAAAATTGCTATAAAATCTTTAAATCTTTTATATGACATAGAAAATTCAAAAGATAGTAAAGAAAAAATTAATATACCAGGAGAAGTTATTAAAGAAAAAATAAAGGGAAAAAGTACTGTTAAAAATATTATAGAAAATAGCAATTCAAAAGAGGGTAAGGAAAAAAATAATATATCTGGAGAAGAAAAAGTTATAAAAAGTAAGGAGGTAAAAGCAACAAAGGATATTATTCAAAATTTTATAGAAAATAATGATATAAAAATTGAGGCATCAAAGAAAACTAATAATACTTCAAAAGATAAAAACCCTGCTCAAAAGGAAACAGGAAATGTTTATATTGATATTCCTAGAAAGAAAAAAAGAAAAAAGAGAGGACTTTTTGATGATGAGTATGATGACTATGAAAGAGATTAA
- a CDS encoding ParA family protein yields the protein MNGIVSINITIVNGNIRQARLHFKDEWFKELKIDKRRRALIIYNNKKNLKEIIIKKASYRRIIQKVERGNFFYNLELIRTIMTDKKLLFPKHFLRLFEELELKQNFKCSYNLEKGELKLTLPNTTRKNVILFKINKGGVGKTFLTSQVGVGLTLAEPNKKVLIITSDSQNNILNFLDKNDSDVSNGLIKDVLYGKGEYIKLRKNLYFLPLENARFGKIFLEKLKEWLDLKRREYDYILIDSIPTMKIDEEFVNLANYFVIPTFFDEATTQGVVNLITEIDKDKIIAIQGNRYRKRKIENKYKENLEKLIKQTNIMMNEPIPDLSFILTMLDNKKSIFEYSNIKIKEVQKIFVKLIQKIVEVVNNG from the coding sequence ATGAATGGAATAGTATCAATAAATATAACTATTGTGAATGGAAATATTCGTCAAGCCAGGCTTCATTTTAAAGATGAATGGTTTAAAGAATTAAAAATAGATAAAAGGAGGAGAGCTTTAATAATTTATAATAACAAAAAGAATTTAAAAGAAATAATAATAAAAAAAGCAAGTTATAGAAGAATAATTCAAAAGGTTGAAAGGGGAAATTTTTTCTATAATTTAGAATTGATAAGAACTATAATGACAGATAAAAAGTTATTATTTCCTAAACATTTTTTGAGGTTATTTGAAGAATTAGAATTAAAACAAAATTTTAAATGTAGTTATAATTTAGAAAAGGGGGAATTAAAATTGACTTTACCAAATACTACTAGAAAAAACGTGATTTTATTTAAAATAAATAAAGGAGGGGTTGGGAAAACTTTTCTTACTTCACAAGTAGGAGTGGGGCTAACTTTAGCTGAACCTAATAAAAAGGTTTTAATTATCACTTCAGACAGCCAAAATAATATATTAAATTTCCTAGATAAAAATGACAGTGATGTATCAAATGGATTAATAAAAGATGTTTTATATGGAAAAGGAGAATATATAAAATTAAGAAAAAATTTATACTTTTTGCCTCTTGAGAATGCAAGATTTGGAAAAATATTTTTAGAAAAATTAAAAGAATGGTTAGATTTGAAAAGAAGAGAATACGACTATATCTTAATTGACAGTATACCAACAATGAAGATAGATGAGGAATTTGTAAATTTAGCTAATTACTTTGTTATTCCTACTTTTTTTGATGAAGCTACAACTCAAGGTGTAGTTAATTTAATAACTGAAATTGATAAGGATAAAATAATCGCAATTCAGGGAAATAGATATAGAAAAAGAAAAATTGAAAATAAATATAAAGAAAATTTAGAAAAATTAATAAAGCAAACAAATATAATGATGAATGAGCCAATTCCTGATTTATCTTTTATTTTAACTATGCTTGATAATAAGAAGAGTATATTTGAATACTCAAATATAAAAATAAAAGAAGTTCAAAAAATTTTTGTAAAATTAATACAAAAGATAGTAGAGGTGGTTAATAATGGCTAA
- a CDS encoding tyrosine-type recombinase/integrase — protein sequence MGKKGKKEVSPIELNDLERIREYFDEKKDKKKYLNFTVVLAMINIGVNIALRYSDLVNLKFEDINISMSTADIIEKKTKKNKTVFFNDFCISELEKLMNFYKEKGIRKYNKGYIFKSLYAPYLKNNIDKPMAIQSFNRCLTKAQIDLNLSYSIGSHSLRKTWGSVVYNSSKDIGIVMKALNHSSEKDTLQYIGVDRKVLEELFKKNKI from the coding sequence ATGGGAAAAAAAGGTAAAAAAGAAGTTAGTCCAATTGAACTTAATGATTTAGAAAGAATAAGAGAGTATTTTGATGAAAAAAAAGATAAGAAAAAATATTTAAATTTCACAGTGGTTTTAGCCATGATTAATATAGGAGTTAATATAGCTTTGAGATACTCAGATTTAGTAAATTTAAAATTTGAAGATATAAATATTAGTATGAGTACAGCAGATATTATTGAAAAAAAAACTAAGAAAAATAAAACAGTTTTTTTTAATGATTTTTGTATAAGTGAATTAGAAAAATTAATGAATTTTTATAAAGAAAAAGGAATAAGAAAATATAATAAAGGTTATATTTTTAAATCTTTGTATGCTCCTTATTTAAAGAATAATATTGATAAACCTATGGCAATTCAATCATTCAATAGATGTTTAACTAAGGCTCAAATCGATTTAAACCTTTCTTATAGTATAGGTTCTCATTCTTTGAGAAAAACATGGGGATCAGTAGTTTACAATAGTAGTAAAGATATTGGAATTGTTATGAAAGCCCTCAATCATTCCAGTGAAAAAGATACATTACAATATATAGGAGTTGATAGAAAAGTACTAGAGGAACTTTTTAAGAAAAATAAAATTTAA
- a CDS encoding TrbC/VirB2 family protein, which translates to MKFLLGKFKFSKQEIGVLSLFILIFLFNGESSYASGFGLGVGELMNTFIQFLVYLFRFIAAIAIIGAVFAAFTGRINWTIAISIICGAAVIGNIDLILDKLGLTKGVIF; encoded by the coding sequence ATGAAATTTTTATTAGGGAAATTTAAATTTTCAAAACAAGAGATTGGGGTTCTTAGTCTATTTATTTTAATTTTTCTTTTTAATGGAGAAAGCTCTTATGCTAGTGGTTTTGGACTAGGTGTAGGGGAATTAATGAATACATTTATTCAATTCCTTGTATATCTTTTCAGATTTATTGCTGCTATTGCTATTATAGGTGCTGTATTTGCTGCTTTTACTGGAAGAATTAACTGGACTATTGCTATTTCTATCATTTGTGGTGCTGCAGTTATTGGGAATATAGATCTTATTCTTGATAAACTAGGTTTAACAAAAGGAGTAATATTCTAA
- a CDS encoding type IV secretion system protein, whose amino-acid sequence MWSWKKKIRKKDRIEIESIAPDRYIDLAKTNRNKQKIIYALTLIIIFLVTILGMISFSANEKVYIVEKNGDNYTFFGKVNDLTKTVYNPDDKSLIYFINNFIIKARFLPTDLVLYKENQKDLGYFLTKKSIRKLDQYLEDSNYAKMIEDEYAVDIEILSTLRFSEKSFQVRWIERTYDKSGKLRSSNTLVGILQYELKEPSNKEAVLKNPLGIVITDLSMSLEK is encoded by the coding sequence ATGTGGAGCTGGAAGAAAAAAATTAGAAAGAAAGATAGAATAGAAATTGAATCAATAGCTCCTGACAGATACATTGATTTAGCCAAGACTAACAGAAATAAACAAAAAATTATTTATGCTCTGACTCTTATAATTATCTTTCTTGTAACAATTTTAGGAATGATTAGCTTTTCAGCAAATGAAAAAGTATACATTGTTGAAAAAAATGGTGATAACTACACTTTCTTTGGTAAAGTAAATGATTTAACTAAAACTGTATATAATCCTGATGATAAATCTTTAATTTACTTTATTAATAATTTTATTATTAAAGCTAGATTTTTACCAACAGACCTAGTTTTATATAAAGAAAATCAAAAAGATTTGGGATATTTTCTTACTAAAAAAAGTATTAGAAAACTAGATCAATATTTAGAAGATTCAAATTATGCAAAAATGATTGAAGATGAATATGCTGTTGATATTGAAATATTATCTACTTTAAGATTTTCAGAAAAAAGTTTTCAAGTTAGATGGATAGAAAGAACTTATGATAAATCTGGAAAATTAAGAAGCTCTAATACACTTGTAGGAATTCTTCAATATGAACTTAAAGAGCCTAGTAATAAAGAAGCAGTATTAAAAAACCCATTGGGAATCGTAATAACTGATTTATCAATGAGTTTAGAAAAATAA